In Nicotiana tabacum cultivar K326 chromosome 21, ASM71507v2, whole genome shotgun sequence, one DNA window encodes the following:
- the LOC142175299 gene encoding precursor of CEP13-like: MVRRSAVSLTLIILLICYVPHFEARKLLMKTMEDKKIDLYQKANVLLNSLPKGAVPPSSPSKKGHAKLVTLKHYVGAYFDHNMESVPSPGIGN; the protein is encoded by the coding sequence ATGGTTCGCCGCAGCGCGGTTTCACTTACTCTGATTATTCTGCTAATCTGTTATGTTCCACACTTTGAAGCAAGGAAGCTATTGATGAAGACCATGGAGGACAAGAAGATTGATCTTTATCAAAAAGCCAATGTTCTACTGAATTCCCTTCCCAAAGGTGCCGTCCCGCCTTCTTCCCCGAGTAAAAAAGGCCATGCTAAGCTTGTTACTCTGAAGCATTATGTTGGTGCCTATTTTGATCACAATATGGAGTCAGTTCCAAGCCCTGGTATTGGCAATTGA